The following coding sequences are from one Ursus arctos isolate Adak ecotype North America unplaced genomic scaffold, UrsArc2.0 scaffold_23, whole genome shotgun sequence window:
- the MS4A5 gene encoding membrane-spanning 4-domains subfamily A member 5 → MDSNTAHNPVFLLFPPEITIPDLQSTDLTATTYDTSGPFPKLLATKMKILGAMQILFGVMNFSFGVVFLFTLENPYPRYPFIFVSGYPFWSSVLFINSGAFLVALERKTTKTLVKLSRIMNSLSALAATAGTILLTFGLVLDQHFFCGYAETISQCQAVATLFIGILIMLMAFSIIELFISLSFSVLRKPFYCCD, encoded by the exons ATGGATTCAAACACTGCACACAATCCTGTGTTTCTGCTATTTCCTCCAGAAATCACTATTCCTGACTTGCAGTCAACAGACCTCACAGCCACAACCTATGATACGAGCGGCCCTTTTCCAAAATTACTTgctacaaaaatgaaaatcttagGG GCTATGCAGATCCTGTTTGGAGTGATGAACTTTTCTTTTggagttgttttccttttcaccCTTGAAAATCCATACCCAAGGTACCcctttatatttgtttcaggataTCCATTCTGGAGCTCCGTTTTG ttcATTAATTCTGGAGCCTTCCTAGTTGCACTGGAAAGAAAGACCACAAAAACTCTG GTGAAGCTGAGCCGAATAATGAATTCTCTTAGTGCCCTGGCAGCAACAGCTGGAACCATTCTCCTCACATTTGGTCTCGTTCTAGATCAACACTTCTTTTGTGGCTACGCTGAAACGATTAGTCAGTGTCAGGCTGTTGCCACCCTATTCATT GGAATTTTGATTATGTTGATGGCCTTCAGCATTATTGAATTATtcatctctctgtctttctcagtttTGAGGAAACCCTTTTATTGTTGTGACTAA